Genomic DNA from Deltaproteobacteria bacterium:
CGACACCGCCGCGACGCTCACCGAAAAGCTTGCGAAACTCGCCGCCGTCGCAATGACCGACGCGATCGATCGCATCGAGGCGGGCGAACTGACGTGGATTCCCCAGGACCACGACCTCGCCGACTACGCTCCGATGATGGAAAAGGACGACGGCCTGATCGACTGGACGCGCCCGTGCGTCGAGATCGATCGGCTTATCCGTGGCGTGACTCCATGGCCGGGAGCGCAGACCACGCTCGGCCCAAAGCGGCTCAAGATCCTGTCGGCCTCGCCCGAACGGGGCGTGGACGGCGAGCCGCACGTGGTGGTCGAAGCCGGATCGGGCGGAATCGTCGTGGCATGCGGCGAAGGCGCTCTTCGAATCGGGCGACTTCAACTCGAAGGCAAGAAGGCGATGGACGCGCGCGACTTCGTGAGCGGCGCCCGACTTGCCCCCGGCGATCGGATCGGCCGATGATCGCGGACGAAGCCGCCCGATCCGCGGCCTCGCCCGCGCGGCGCGCGGCGCTCGACGCCCTCACCGAAGTGCGTCGCCGGGATGCGTACGCCAATCTCGTGCTCGGTGCGATGTTCGAGCGGCGCGCCCTGTCGTCCCCCGATCGCCGACTCGCCATCGCGCTCGTCAATGGCGTTTTGCGCGCGCGGCGCACGCTCGACTGGCGGATCGACCGCGTCTCGCGCATTCCGACGAAAAAGCTGGAGCCGGCGGTGCTCGACGCGCTGCGCATGGCCGTATTTCAGATGACCGCGCTGGACCGGGTGCCCGATCACGCCGCCGTCGCCGAAACGCTGCTGCTCGTTCCCGATCGTGCCCGGGGATTCTGCAAGGCCGTGCTCGAACAGATCCGCCGGGAGGGCGCCGGAGCGGTCGATCCGCCAGGCGGCAACGGAGTGGCGTCGGTGGCTCTGCGCGCGTCGCTGCCCGACTGGGTCGTGCGGCAATGGGTGCAGGACTTCGGCGACGAAGCCGCCGCCCGGTACGCACACGCCCTGGCGCATGAACCGCCGGGAATGTTGCGGGCGTGCGGGATCTCGCCGGGCGATCTGATCGCGCAGCTTCGCGACGAGGGCATCGACGCGACCCCGGCGCCATTCGCGCCGCTCGGCGTAAGGGTTGCCCATCTCGATGCGGCGATCGCCTCGCGTGCGTTCGCGCAGGGACACGCCATCGTGCAGGGCGAGGCGAGTCAGATCGCGGTGGAATTGGTCGGCGCGAAGCCGGGCGAGTTGGTGCTCGACGCCTGCGCCGCGCCGGGCGGCAAAGCGACGCGACTGGCCGAGCAGGTCGGGCCGCAGGGCCGCGTCGTCGCCGCCGACGTCCACGCGGGCCGAGCCGAACTGATCGCCGAAAACGCCCGGCGGCTGGGTTTGGCGAATATCGAAGTGCGCGCGTTGGATGTCGCCGAAACACGGGAACTCGCGGACGCGTCGTTCGACCGCGTCCTGGTCGATGCCCCGTGCACCGCGCTGGGGCAGGCGGCGCGGCACCCCGAGTTGCGCTGGCGGCTTGCCCCGGAGGACCCGGAACGCATGTCGGTGCTTCAACTCGCGCTCCTTCGCGCCGTTTCGAAATCG
This window encodes:
- the rsmB gene encoding 16S rRNA (cytosine(967)-C(5))-methyltransferase RsmB; protein product: MIADEAARSAASPARRAALDALTEVRRRDAYANLVLGAMFERRALSSPDRRLAIALVNGVLRARRTLDWRIDRVSRIPTKKLEPAVLDALRMAVFQMTALDRVPDHAAVAETLLLVPDRARGFCKAVLEQIRREGAGAVDPPGGNGVASVALRASLPDWVVRQWVQDFGDEAAARYAHALAHEPPGMLRACGISPGDLIAQLRDEGIDATPAPFAPLGVRVAHLDAAIASRAFAQGHAIVQGEASQIAVELVGAKPGELVLDACAAPGGKATRLAEQVGPQGRVVAADVHAGRAELIAENARRLGLANIEVRALDVAETRELADASFDRVLVDAPCTALGQAARHPELRWRLAPEDPERMSVLQLALLRAVSKSVKPGGRLVYAVCTLTAAETRDVAHAFWAQARHEGFRLADAARILEGPCRTHARDGFYLFEPTSESPEGFFAAVFERAP